From Ammospiza caudacuta isolate bAmmCau1 chromosome 23, bAmmCau1.pri, whole genome shotgun sequence, one genomic window encodes:
- the APOA5 gene encoding apolipoprotein A-V — translation MLLKAALLLSLLAACSVPPAEAAQSGLWRYLSQLTGDKDSLERGHSKLGSDSTNLKESVQDGLSSVGGLLEKLSPLGRGLQPPRLGEDPGSLRKALRRELDSLRLQLSPYVDEVHQQVGRQLDELRQQLRPLTEELLDQVSLRARELRRHLVPSREAAAQLLGGADELQRFAAHYGDKIAFHTEQVKDIFRPYAERLLSEIHRNVQELHRGVAPHARASPEQLNRHIQELSAKLARNARDLHRQIQRNLEQLKAKLSLYPGGAAAAPGRSREALAREVQRRVEEFRRDAYAQIQAFTRALDQETEEMRLKLSARTEPPEGPPDAPPPPVEDLRARLDALWRELALSLSERGGEGPGEGPAGDPGEGGGEDPGEGPAGDPGEGGGEDPGAGSGRLRR, via the exons ATGCTGCTGAAGGCCGCGCTGCTGCTCTCGCTGCTGGCCGCCTGCTCAG TGCCCCCGGCCGAGGCGGCGCAGAGCGGGCTCTGGCGGTACCTGAGCCAGCTGACGGGGGACAAGGACAGCCTGGAGCGCGGCCACAGCAAGCTGGGCAGTGACAGCAC GAACCTGAAGGAGAGCGTTCAGGATGGGCTCAGCTCCGTGGGGGGactcctggagaagctgtcCCCGCTGGGCAGGGGCCTGCAGCCCCCCCGGCTGGGGGAGGACCCGGGCAGCCTGCGCAAGGCCCTCCGCAGGGAGCTGGACAGCCTCCGCCTGCAGCTGTCCCCGTACGTGGACGAGGTGCACCAGCAGGTGGGCAGGCAGCTGGACGAGCTGCGGCAGCAGCTGCGGCCGCTCACggaggagctgctggaccaGGTGTCCCTGCGGGCCCGGGAGCTGCGGCGGCACCTGGTGCCCAGCCGGGAGGCGGCCGCGCAGCTCCTGGGCGGCGCCGACGAGCTGCAGCGCTTCGCGGCTCACTACGGCGACAAGATCGCCTTCCACACGGAGCAGGTGAAGGACATCTTCCGGCCGTACGCCGAGCGGCTGCTGAGCGAGATCCACCGCAACGTGCAGGAGCTGCACCGCGGCGTGGCCCCGCACGCCCGAGCCAGCCCCGAGCAGCTCAACCGGCACATCCAGGAGCTGTCGGCCAAGCTGGCCCGCAACGCGCGGGACCTGCACCGGCAGATCCAGCGGAACCTGGAGCAGCTCAAGGCCAAGCTGAGCCTGTAccccggcggggccgcggctgcCCCGGGCCGCTCCCGGGAGGCGCTGGCGCGGGAGGTGCAGCGGCGCGTGGAGGAGTTCCGGCGGGACGCGTACGCGCAGATCCAGGCCTTCACCCGGGCGCTGGACCAGGAGACCGAGGAGATGCGGCTGAAGCTCAGCGCCCGCACGGAGCCGCCCGAGGGGCCGCCGgacgcgccgccgccgcccgtgGAGGATCTGCGCGCCCGGCTGGACGCGCTGTGGCGGGAGCTGGCGCTGAGCCTGAGCGAGCGGGGCGGGGAGGGCCCCGGGGAAGGTCCCGCGGGGGATCCCGGGGAAGGCGGCGGGGAGGATCCCGGGGAAGGTCCCGCGGGGGATCCCGGGGAAGGCGGCGGGGAGGATCCCGGGGCGGGCTCCGGGCGGCTCCGGCGCTGA
- the APOA1 gene encoding apolipoprotein A-I, producing the protein MRAVVLTLALLCLAGTQARSFWQHDEPQAPLDRLKDMLDVYLDSVKASGKEAIAQFEASTVGKQLDLKLGENLDTLGAAAAKLREDMAPYYKEVREMWLKDTESLRKELTKDLEEVKEKIKPFLDQFSAKWTEDLEQYRQRLAPLAQELKELSKQKVELLQQKLTPVAEEARDRLRGHVEELRKNVAPFSDELRQKLSQKLEEIREKGIPQAAEYQAKVVEQLSSLREKMTPLVQDFKERLTPYTESLKARFLSLLEELQKTVA; encoded by the exons ATGAGAGCCGTGGTGCTGACCCTCGCCCTGCTCTGCCTCGCGG GCACCCAGGCCCGCTCCTTCTGGCAGCACGATGAGCCCCAGGCGCCCCTGGACCGCCTCAAGGACATGCTCGATGTGTACCTGGACTCCGTGAAGGCCAGCGGCAAGGAAGCCATTGCCCAGTTCGAGGCCTCCACCGTGGGCAAACAGCTGGA CCTGAAGCTGGGCGAGAACCTCGACACGCTGGGCGCGGCCGCCGCCAAGCTGCGAGAGGACATGGCCCCCTACTACAAAGAGGTGCGGGAGATGTGGCTGAAGGACACCGAGTCCCTGCGCAAGGAGCTCACCAAGGACCTGGAGGAGGTGAAGGAGAAGATCAAGCCCTTCCTGGACCAGTTCTCCGCCAAGTGGACGGAGGATCTGGAGCAGTACCGCCAGCGGCTCGCACCCCTCgcccaggagctgaaggagctcaGCAAGCAGaaggtggagctgctgcagcagaagctgaCCCCGGTGGCCGAGGAGGCGCGGGACCGGCTGCGCGGGCACGTCGAGGAGCTGCGCAAGAACGTGGCCCCCTTCAGCGATGAGCTGCGCCAGAAGCTGAGCCAGAAGCTGGAGGAGATCCGGGAGAAGGGCATCCCCCAGGCCGCCGAATACCAGGCCAAGGTggtggagcagctcagcagcctgcGGGAGAAGATGACGCCCCTGGTGCAGGACTTCAAGGAGCGCCTCACCCCCTACACCGAGAGCCTCAAGGCCCGTTTCCTCAGCCTCCTGGAGGAGCTCCAGAAGACCGTGGCCTGA
- the APOA4 gene encoding apolipoprotein A-IV — protein MAPKAAALVLVLLAISGSRADVNPDEVASVIWKYFTELGSNAKDTAEQLHQSELSKQLNTLLKSNLQSVSAYAEDLQQRLEPFAMELQAKLAQDSQRLKEQIQRELQELQAKLAPYADQVHQQIGTNIRQLRARMGPYAEELRSQVDRSAGELRQALEPYAAELRERLQDNAESVQASLSPYAERLQRQIDGGVEGVKQRLSPVADELKAQVEQSVAELRRGLSPYAQEVRDGLERQLQSLSAQMERAAEELRARLAASSEELRAQLSPLARELREAASGDAESLRQRLRPLAQQLEQRLGQSLETFRQQAAPFGETFGQQLVQRLEEMRGKLDSGAAGVEDHLELLEKEVRDKVAAFLSTAAPPQN, from the exons ATGGCGCCCAAGGCGGCCGCCCTTGTCCTGGTTCTCCTGGCGATCTCAG gctccCGGGCCGATGTGAACCCTGATGAGGTGGCCAGCGTGATCTGGAAGTACTTCACGGAGCTGGGCAGCAATGCCAAGGACACGGCGGAGCAGCTGCACCAGAGCGAGCTCAGCAAGCAGCTCAA caccctgctGAAGAGCAACCTGCAGAGCGTCAGCGCCTACGCCGAGGACCTGCAGCAGCGCCTGGAGCCCTTCGCCATGGAGCTGCAGGCCAAGCTGGCGCAGGACTCGCAGCGCCTCAAGGAGCAGATCCagcgggagctgcaggagctgcaggccaAGCTGGCGCCCTACGCCGACCAGGTGCACCAGCAGATCGGCACCAACATCCGGCAGCTGCGGGCCAGGATGGGCCCGTACGCCGAGGAGCTGCGCTCGCAGGTGGATCGCAGCGCCGGCGAGCTGCGGCAGGCGCTGGAGCCCTACGCGGCCGAGCTGCGGGAGCGCCTGCAGGACAACGCCGAGAGCGTGCAGGCCTCGCTGAGCCCCTACGCCGAGCGCCTGCAGCGGCAGATCGACGGCGGCGTGGAGGGCGTCAAGCAGCGGCTGTCGCCCGTGGCGGACGAGCTGAAGGCGCAGGTGGAGCAGAGCGTGGCCGAGCTGcggcgcgggctcagcccctaCGCGCAGGAGGTGCGGGACGGGCTGGAGcggcagctgcagagcctgagCGCGCAGATGGAGCGGGCGGCCGAGGAGCTGCGGGCCCGCCTGGCCGCCAGCTCCGAGGAGCTgcgagcccagctgagcccgcTGGCCCGGGAGCTGCGGGAGGCGGCGAGCGGCGACGCCGAGAGCCTGCGGCAGCGCCTGCGGCCCCTGGcgcagcagctggagcagcgcCTGGGCCAGAGCCTGGAGACCTTCCGGCAGCAGGCGGCTCCCTTCGGGGAGACCTTCgggcagcagctggtgcagcGGCTGGAGGAGATGCGCGGCAAGCTGGACTCGGGCGCGGCCGGCGTGGAGGatcacctggagctgctggagaaggaggTGCGGGACAAGGTGGCCGCTTTCCTCAGCACCGCCGCGCCCCCGCAGAACTAA